GGCCTAATTGTAATGTTTTTAGGTTATTCAATTATTGCCGTTCCCGGCATGACATTGACAATAACTCTAATTGGTTTATTTACCATTGCATTAGGAAACGGTCTATTTAAGGGTAACCTTCAGGCCGTTGTTGGTCAGATGTATGATGACCCGAAATACTCTAAAGTAAGGGATTCTGCATTCATGGTATTCTACATGGGTATTAACGTTGGTGCCTTTTTTGCCCCCTTTGTTGCCACGGGTATTCGCAACTGGTTTTTAGGAACACAAGGTCTGGTTCACGACGGCAGCCTTCCTGCACTATGCCATGCATTTAATAAAGGAACCCTTGCCGACGTTTCAGTATTCCAGAACCTAGCAGATAAGGTTAGTGGAATGCACGTAATTGATCTCGCTGCATTTTCACAAAAGTACATCGATGCATTTGCAAAGGGATATAACTATGCATTCGCTATTGCAGCCGGCACTATGGTCATCTCTCTTCTTATTTATGTAATATTCAACAAGCATTTGCCCTCAGTTGAAAAAACTATTGAAAAAGAGGCTGACAAGAGTAATGTTAGAACAAAAGCAAATTCGACCACAAGTCCTATTGCTCTTCTTTTAGCATCGGGTCTAATGCTTACTACCTCAGCAATCTTCCATTTTCTATTCCAAGATATTGGATTGGGATTAGCAGTTGGTTTGTTTATTGGGTTTATCGCATGGATATTCCAAATATCCACAAAAGAGGAGCGGCCAAGAGTATCGTCTTTAATTCTTGTTTTCTTTGTGGTAATCTTCTTCTGGATGTCCTTCCACCAGAACGGACTAACCCTCACATTCTTTGCCCGAGACTATACCGTTAAAACTGTAGATGCGTTTACAAACGTTTTCTTCAACCTAGAATCTATCCTAGCATTTATTGGAACCGTTGCCGGCTTAGTTATCCTTCTGACAAGGAAGGAGAAAATCGCACGCTTCATTGGACTCGGGATGTTTGTTGGATTGGGCGCACTAACTGCCTACTTTATTTCCGGCTATTCGGATGTAAATCCGATTGCTCCAGAGGTATTCCAATCATTCAATCCGCTCTTCATCGTAGCCCTTACATTCCCAGTAATGGGTATTTTTGCATGGCTTCGCAGCAAAAACATGGAACCATCAACCCCGAAAAAA
This sequence is a window from Williamwhitmania taraxaci. Protein-coding genes within it:
- a CDS encoding peptide MFS transporter, yielding MFKGHPKGLFVAFFANMGERFGFYTMMAILVLFLQAKFGLTEQEAGGYYSWFYFGIYALALLGGILADATRKYKFVILIGLIVMFLGYSIIAVPGMTLTITLIGLFTIALGNGLFKGNLQAVVGQMYDDPKYSKVRDSAFMVFYMGINVGAFFAPFVATGIRNWFLGTQGLVHDGSLPALCHAFNKGTLADVSVFQNLADKVSGMHVIDLAAFSQKYIDAFAKGYNYAFAIAAGTMVISLLIYVIFNKHLPSVEKTIEKEADKSNVRTKANSTTSPIALLLASGLMLTTSAIFHFLFQDIGLGLAVGLFIGFIAWIFQISTKEERPRVSSLILVFFVVIFFWMSFHQNGLTLTFFARDYTVKTVDAFTNVFFNLESILAFIGTVAGLVILLTRKEKIARFIGLGMFVGLGALTAYFISGYSDVNPIAPEVFQSFNPLFIVALTFPVMGIFAWLRSKNMEPSTPKKIGIGMIIAAVGFAIILVASLNLVSPHELQYVEAGITKYNPVPDSSRVMPYWLISGYLTLTFAELFLSPMGLSFVSKVAPPRFQGLMQGGWLLATAVGNKFLFVGSNFWGKLDLWQLWSIFIVCCILSAIFIFSIMKRLEKATK